The following are encoded in a window of Mycobacterium vicinigordonae genomic DNA:
- a CDS encoding Dyp-type peroxidase gives MPSVQPQHILAPLTPAAIFLVVTIDDGGEHTVYDALGKVSGLVRAIGFRDPAKQLSVITSIGSQGWDRLFSGPRPAELHPFVELTGPRHKAPATPGDLLFHVRAQTVDVCFELGDRILKSMAGAITVVDEVRGFRSFDNRDLLGFVDGTENPSGPIAVEAAIIGDEDPAFAGGCYVHVQKYVHDMSSWDSLSVSEQEQVFGRTKLDDIEFDDDAKAANAHLALNVIEDDDGNELKVVRYNMPFGELANGTYGTYYVAYARTPEVTERMLRNMFLGDPPGNTDRILDFSTALTGGLFFCPTANFLDAPPPLAGAAKPGAK, from the coding sequence GTGCCATCGGTTCAGCCTCAACACATTCTCGCGCCGTTGACACCGGCGGCGATCTTCCTAGTGGTAACTATTGACGACGGCGGCGAGCATACGGTGTACGACGCACTGGGAAAAGTATCAGGTCTGGTGCGCGCCATAGGCTTTCGCGATCCAGCTAAGCAATTGTCGGTGATTACGTCGATCGGCTCACAGGGCTGGGACCGGCTGTTCAGTGGACCGCGCCCGGCCGAACTGCACCCGTTCGTCGAACTGACCGGACCGCGCCACAAGGCCCCGGCCACGCCTGGCGATCTGCTGTTTCATGTCCGGGCACAGACCGTGGATGTCTGCTTCGAACTGGGCGACCGGATCCTCAAGTCGATGGCCGGCGCCATCACGGTTGTCGACGAGGTGCGCGGCTTTCGGTCCTTTGACAACCGCGACCTGCTGGGGTTTGTCGACGGTACCGAAAACCCGAGTGGGCCAATCGCTGTCGAGGCGGCGATCATCGGCGACGAGGACCCTGCTTTCGCCGGAGGCTGCTATGTCCATGTGCAGAAGTATGTGCACGACATGTCGTCGTGGGATTCGCTGTCGGTCAGCGAGCAGGAACAGGTGTTCGGGCGAACCAAGCTGGACGACATCGAGTTCGACGACGACGCGAAGGCAGCCAACGCCCACCTGGCGCTGAACGTCATCGAAGATGACGACGGAAATGAACTCAAGGTGGTTCGGTACAACATGCCGTTCGGCGAATTGGCCAACGGCACTTACGGCACCTACTACGTCGCTTATGCCCGCACGCCCGAGGTCACCGAACGGATGCTACGCAACATGTTTCTCGGCGACCCGCCGGGCAACACCGATCGCATCCTCGATTTTTCGACGGCGCTGACGGGCGGCTTGTTCTTCTGCCCGACCGCCAATTTTCTTGACGCTCCCCCGCCCCTGGCGGGGGCTGCGAAGCCTGGGGCGAAATGA
- a CDS encoding amidase, producing MSGLAEETRWMDATDQAALIAKKDVTPGELLDAAIERIGKSNGALNAVVIEWFEHARAVAAGPDLPDGPFRGVPFLLKDLYTSFAGQTLSNGNVALKEAGKLDTADTTLVSRFKAAGLVIAGRTNSPEMGSLPTTQPLAWGSTRNPWGLDRTPGGSSGGAAAAVAVGMVPFANASDGGGSIRIPASCCGLVGLKPSQGRITVGPARAESGLGVELCVSRTVRDTAGLLDAVRGPGVGDTVIAPAPQRPYTDELGADPGRLRIGLLDIHPRDGFLHPDCVAAVRSAATMLEGLGHIVEPAWPAALADTTLQQKFMALWATQLAMAARGFGQILGRALTADDIEPVNWVLIERAQEVSAVDYAAAENAVYAFRRALQQWWADGWDLLLTPTVAEPPLLLSEFENNREHPTAPMRRGGEFAAFTPPFNMSGQPAISLPLNRNDDGLPIGVQLAAGYGREDLLIRVAAQLESAHPWSSYRPLIP from the coding sequence ATGAGTGGGCTTGCTGAGGAAACCCGATGGATGGACGCCACCGACCAGGCGGCGCTGATCGCCAAGAAAGACGTGACACCCGGCGAACTGCTAGACGCCGCGATCGAACGCATCGGAAAATCCAACGGTGCGCTGAACGCCGTGGTCATCGAGTGGTTCGAACATGCCCGAGCGGTGGCCGCCGGGCCCGACCTGCCCGACGGCCCGTTCCGCGGAGTTCCGTTCCTGCTCAAGGATCTTTACACCAGCTTCGCCGGTCAGACATTATCCAACGGCAACGTGGCACTCAAGGAGGCGGGCAAGCTCGACACCGCCGACACCACATTAGTGTCCCGGTTCAAGGCGGCCGGGCTGGTCATCGCCGGGCGAACCAACAGTCCCGAGATGGGCAGTCTGCCCACCACTCAGCCCCTGGCGTGGGGCTCGACCCGCAATCCGTGGGGGCTGGACCGCACCCCAGGCGGCTCCAGTGGTGGTGCCGCCGCGGCGGTTGCCGTCGGAATGGTCCCGTTCGCCAACGCGTCCGACGGCGGCGGCAGCATCCGTATCCCGGCGTCGTGTTGCGGGCTGGTTGGGCTCAAGCCCAGTCAGGGCCGCATCACTGTCGGACCTGCGCGCGCCGAGTCAGGCCTCGGGGTCGAGCTGTGCGTCAGCCGCACAGTCCGCGACACCGCAGGCCTGCTGGATGCGGTGCGCGGGCCGGGTGTAGGTGACACCGTGATCGCCCCTGCGCCGCAACGGCCGTACACCGACGAACTCGGCGCGGACCCCGGGCGGCTGCGGATCGGGCTACTCGACATCCATCCGCGCGACGGCTTCCTGCATCCTGATTGTGTGGCGGCAGTGCGCTCTGCGGCGACCATGCTGGAGGGGCTCGGGCACATCGTCGAACCGGCATGGCCGGCGGCCCTGGCTGACACGACTCTGCAGCAGAAGTTCATGGCGTTGTGGGCGACGCAACTGGCAATGGCGGCGCGCGGTTTCGGCCAAATACTCGGCCGGGCGTTGACCGCCGACGACATCGAGCCGGTGAACTGGGTGCTCATCGAGCGGGCGCAGGAGGTCAGTGCGGTCGACTACGCCGCGGCCGAGAATGCGGTGTACGCCTTCCGTCGGGCGCTGCAGCAGTGGTGGGCCGACGGTTGGGACCTGCTGCTCACTCCGACGGTCGCCGAACCTCCCTTGCTGCTCAGCGAGTTCGAGAACAACCGCGAGCACCCAACGGCGCCGATGCGCCGGGGTGGCGAATTCGCGGCATTCACACCGCCATTCAATATGAGCGGCCAGCCCGCGATCAGCCTTCCGCTGAACCGCAACGACGACGGGCTTCCTATCGGTGTTCAGCTGGCCGCCGGGTATGGACGTGAAGACCTGCTAATTCGCGTTGCCGCGCAACTGGAATCAGCTCATCCCTGGTCCTCGTACCGGCCTTTGATTCCATGA
- a CDS encoding NAD-dependent formate dehydrogenase — translation MAKCVMVLYPDPIDGYPPRYARDGIPVIKCYPDGSSLPTPSAIDFKPGEMLGCVSGALGLRKFFEDNGHELVVTSDKDGPDSEFERELPDAEIVISQPFWPAYITRERFAKAPRLRLALTAGIGSDHVDLDEARARGVTVAEETYSNSISVAEHTVMQILALVRNFVPSHRWVIDGGWNIADCVECAYDLEGMDVGVIAAGRIGRAVLERLRPFGVHLHYFDVHRLPADVEKDLNVVYHRDVESLARSVDVVSIHSPLIAQTHHMFDEKLLGSMRRGSYLVNTARAEQTDQRAIVAALQSGQLAGYAGDVWYPQPPPSDHPWRSMPNNAMTPHVSGTTLSAQARYAAGTREILEDWFAGKPIRSEYLIVEGGRFAGTGAKSYAH, via the coding sequence ATGGCGAAGTGCGTAATGGTGCTCTACCCAGATCCGATCGACGGGTACCCGCCAAGGTACGCCCGTGACGGCATCCCGGTGATTAAGTGCTACCCGGACGGCAGCAGCCTGCCGACGCCATCAGCTATCGACTTCAAGCCCGGTGAGATGCTCGGTTGCGTATCCGGGGCGCTGGGATTGCGAAAGTTCTTCGAGGACAACGGTCACGAGTTGGTCGTTACATCGGACAAAGACGGGCCCGACTCGGAGTTCGAACGCGAACTGCCGGATGCTGAAATCGTTATTTCGCAACCATTTTGGCCAGCCTACATCACCAGGGAGCGCTTTGCTAAGGCGCCGAGACTTAGGCTGGCGCTCACTGCCGGCATCGGATCCGATCACGTGGATCTCGACGAGGCCCGGGCTCGGGGCGTCACTGTCGCCGAGGAAACATACAGCAACAGCATCAGTGTCGCCGAGCACACGGTGATGCAGATTCTGGCGCTGGTGCGCAACTTCGTGCCCTCGCACCGCTGGGTTATCGACGGTGGCTGGAATATCGCCGACTGTGTGGAGTGTGCCTACGACCTAGAGGGGATGGACGTCGGTGTGATCGCGGCCGGACGGATCGGCCGGGCGGTGCTGGAACGGTTGAGGCCGTTCGGGGTTCACTTGCACTACTTCGACGTTCATCGCCTGCCGGCCGACGTGGAGAAGGACCTCAACGTGGTCTACCACCGCGATGTGGAGTCGTTGGCGCGCTCCGTGGACGTGGTGTCGATACACTCCCCGTTGATCGCGCAGACCCATCACATGTTCGACGAAAAACTGTTGGGGTCGATGCGACGAGGTTCCTACCTCGTCAACACCGCTCGTGCTGAGCAGACAGACCAGCGAGCCATTGTTGCGGCATTGCAGAGCGGCCAACTTGCTGGGTACGCCGGTGATGTGTGGTATCCGCAACCTCCCCCGTCGGACCACCCATGGCGGAGTATGCCCAACAACGCTATGACCCCGCATGTTTCGGGCACGACGTTATCTGCGCAGGCGCGATACGCTGCAGGGACTCGGGAGATCCTTGAAGACTGGTTCGCCGGCAAGCCGATTCGCTCGGAATACCTGATCGTCGAAGGCGGTAGGTTCGCTGGCACCGGTGCCAAGTCCTACGCCCACTAA
- a CDS encoding LysR family transcriptional regulator has translation MLFRQLEYFVAVAEEKHFGRAAAKCHVSQPALSAAIAKLERELDVKLVERGHSFVALTPEGERLLSWARGILRDHDAFKAELRAMRSGIAGTLRLGTIPTASTTSSLVLSGFCSKHPRARVKILSQLSTSELYKRLNAFELDAAIVPVTNDNAPDLEFMPLYEESYALIAPVGMLPGPQLAGSGASSMRWAEAAQLPLALLTTDMRVRQIIDAAFAGAGVTVAPQVETDSVSTLLAQATNGDRACIVPHTWLWTTLMSADLAAVKLTDPVITTPIAVAVDAKGRAPAIARAFVESAKQLRLDEFFARRLGNIFDS, from the coding sequence GTGCTATTCCGGCAGTTGGAGTATTTCGTGGCAGTTGCCGAAGAAAAGCACTTCGGTCGGGCCGCTGCGAAGTGCCACGTTTCGCAACCCGCGCTTTCTGCCGCGATCGCCAAGCTGGAACGCGAGCTTGACGTCAAGCTGGTCGAGCGCGGACATAGCTTTGTTGCGCTGACGCCCGAAGGAGAACGACTGTTGAGTTGGGCGAGAGGCATACTGCGCGACCACGATGCTTTCAAGGCCGAGCTACGTGCCATGCGGTCCGGAATTGCCGGAACGCTTCGTCTGGGCACCATTCCGACCGCGTCGACCACTTCTTCTCTGGTGCTGTCCGGGTTCTGCTCCAAACATCCGCGGGCCCGGGTCAAGATCCTGTCCCAGCTGTCGACATCCGAGTTGTACAAGCGGCTCAACGCTTTCGAACTGGACGCGGCCATAGTTCCGGTGACGAACGACAACGCACCGGACCTAGAGTTCATGCCGCTTTATGAAGAGAGCTATGCCCTTATTGCCCCGGTCGGAATGCTTCCCGGCCCCCAACTAGCAGGGTCCGGCGCATCGTCCATGCGCTGGGCCGAAGCGGCGCAGCTACCTCTGGCCCTGCTCACCACCGACATGCGGGTGCGCCAAATCATTGATGCCGCATTTGCCGGTGCCGGCGTCACGGTCGCTCCCCAAGTTGAGACCGACTCTGTCAGCACGCTTTTGGCGCAAGCCACCAACGGCGACAGAGCGTGCATCGTCCCGCACACGTGGTTGTGGACCACCCTCATGAGTGCCGACCTCGCCGCTGTCAAGCTCACCGACCCTGTCATAACCACGCCCATAGCGGTTGCAGTCGACGCCAAAGGTCGTGCGCCGGCAATTGCCCGCGCGTTCGTAGAAAGCGCTAAACAACTCAGACTGGACGAGTTCTTTGCCAGGCGGCTGGGCAACATCTTCGACAGCTAG
- a CDS encoding PucR family transcriptional regulator yields MTSLAAGCEVDHVAVSDGVAAVEGLGAALLASKAGLARRIREAVEAEIPAYRSLPGDTLENEVSLVLRQLLRAIADQRGVDDRECGELAAIGERRARQGLPVDDVLRAWRLGMETAVRQARETGQRYGIAETGVLAFVESALAWCDQAMLITSRAHRRAERAAVRESDECHTDFVRGVLMGTISHAELRIRAEMYGLDPTADYVAVRACVNADTTQFRLEQLLGLSDSTRNRYGLVAIIDDNAAGFLSDPPPGRGDSIVGFGPPRPLERLVESYRSAARALVTAEACGLHGAYDIASLGLRPAIALDAELGELLRRRYLEPLAALSSEAELIATLRTYLACGMHVERTATRLFVHQNTVRYRIARFEELTGKDLSEIEVLLEVWWALEVSTMQL; encoded by the coding sequence GTGACCTCTCTAGCGGCGGGGTGCGAGGTTGACCACGTAGCTGTGTCGGACGGTGTCGCAGCTGTGGAAGGGCTTGGCGCCGCGTTACTTGCCAGCAAAGCAGGTCTTGCCCGGCGTATCCGCGAAGCCGTTGAGGCTGAGATTCCGGCGTATCGTTCGCTTCCCGGCGACACGCTTGAGAACGAGGTTTCTCTTGTCCTTCGGCAACTGCTGCGCGCGATCGCTGACCAACGGGGCGTGGATGATCGCGAATGCGGGGAACTCGCTGCGATCGGAGAACGGCGGGCGCGTCAGGGCCTACCCGTCGACGATGTCTTGCGAGCATGGCGGCTCGGTATGGAAACGGCGGTAAGGCAGGCCCGGGAAACAGGTCAGCGCTACGGCATCGCCGAGACCGGTGTGCTGGCCTTCGTCGAGTCGGCCCTGGCGTGGTGTGACCAGGCCATGCTGATAACTTCGCGCGCCCACCGGCGAGCAGAACGCGCGGCAGTGCGTGAATCCGACGAATGCCACACGGACTTTGTCCGAGGGGTATTGATGGGCACGATCTCCCACGCGGAATTGAGGATCCGGGCCGAGATGTATGGGCTTGATCCAACGGCCGACTATGTCGCGGTCCGGGCCTGCGTGAATGCGGACACTACCCAGTTTCGGCTGGAACAACTTCTGGGTCTGAGTGATTCAACGCGAAATCGGTACGGGCTGGTGGCGATCATCGACGACAATGCCGCTGGCTTCCTCAGCGACCCACCACCGGGCCGCGGCGACAGCATTGTGGGATTCGGTCCGCCGAGGCCATTGGAACGACTCGTCGAGTCCTACCGGTCGGCCGCACGAGCGTTAGTGACAGCCGAAGCCTGTGGCTTGCACGGCGCGTATGACATTGCATCCTTGGGTCTGCGGCCCGCGATAGCCCTGGATGCCGAGCTGGGCGAGTTACTGCGGCGTCGCTACCTGGAACCTTTGGCGGCCTTGAGTTCTGAAGCTGAACTCATCGCGACGCTTCGGACCTACCTGGCCTGCGGCATGCACGTGGAACGGACGGCGACGCGGCTGTTTGTTCATCAGAACACGGTGCGCTATCGAATCGCGAGGTTCGAGGAGCTCACCGGCAAGGATCTCAGCGAGATCGAGGTCCTTCTGGAAGTGTGGTGGGCTCTTGAGGTTTCGACCATGCAATTGTAG